One window of Novosphingobium sp. P6W genomic DNA carries:
- a CDS encoding SDR family NAD(P)-dependent oxidoreductase, whose protein sequence is MATGLFDCTGKVTVVTGGNGGIGFGFAMGVARMGGDLAIWARNAEKSAKAKAELEAAGAGKVIAYQVDVSEEANIVAGFAQVMADFGRVDCVFANSGASPRYNSVFDMPTEHWYEFQKTALHGAFFTLREGARLMKERVEAGDETGGSLVACGSLSLFQGLPGKMEYASSKAAVAAAIRCLAIELAPLGIRANVVAPGLVMTPMMGEGPRADAVAQHFAPTIPMKRTGRPADFEGIGAYLCSDASSFMTGETIAIDGGYMVRP, encoded by the coding sequence ATGGCGACAGGCCTTTTCGACTGCACGGGCAAAGTGACGGTGGTGACCGGCGGCAATGGCGGCATCGGCTTCGGTTTCGCCATGGGCGTCGCAAGAATGGGAGGCGACTTGGCGATCTGGGCCCGCAACGCCGAGAAAAGCGCCAAAGCCAAGGCAGAGCTTGAGGCTGCCGGCGCGGGCAAAGTCATCGCGTATCAGGTCGACGTTTCCGAGGAGGCTAACATCGTGGCCGGCTTCGCTCAGGTCATGGCGGACTTTGGCCGGGTAGACTGCGTATTCGCCAATTCGGGGGCATCACCGCGCTATAACTCGGTTTTCGACATGCCGACGGAGCATTGGTACGAATTCCAGAAGACCGCGCTGCACGGCGCTTTCTTCACCCTGCGCGAAGGTGCCCGGCTGATGAAGGAGCGCGTGGAAGCGGGCGACGAAACTGGCGGCTCGCTCGTCGCCTGCGGTTCGCTCTCGCTGTTTCAGGGGCTGCCGGGGAAGATGGAATACGCCTCCTCCAAGGCGGCGGTGGCGGCGGCGATCCGATGCCTGGCGATCGAACTTGCGCCGCTGGGCATACGCGCCAACGTGGTCGCGCCGGGGCTGGTCATGACGCCGATGATGGGCGAGGGGCCCCGCGCCGATGCCGTGGCCCAGCACTTCGCGCCGACGATCCCGATGAAGCGCACCGGTCGCCCCGCCGATTTCGAGGGCATCGGCGCCTACCTGTGCTCGGACGCCAGCAGTTTCATGACGGGCGAAACCATCGCCATCGATGGTGGATACATGGTGCGGCCGTAA
- a CDS encoding zinc-binding dehydrogenase, with protein sequence MKRLNIHGVGDVRLDTYERPEAGPNDVVVRMKSVGICGSDLSYIKIGGMPAEPSGQTALGHEGAGEVLQVGSGVSGIAVGDAVIVNPMMTPSNIGSGGPEGAFTEELLVREAQLGTSILPIPEGVDFDVAAMCEPLAVAMHGVNRAEVKPGDKVVVFGCGPIGLGMLLWLKDRGVNEVVALDLSEERLERARAIGVQAALDPSKVDLRAELARLHGEVPSFNRVGVGTDAFIDAAGAPHILTQVVMMAKFHARLVITAAYMKPIEFPVGRMLTSEMTITTAVGYPTEMPEVIAAMPRLKNQIAAMISHKLPFDDVLHGLEIAATPQSAKVMIQFEDA encoded by the coding sequence ATGAAGCGTCTGAACATCCACGGTGTCGGCGACGTCCGCCTCGATACATATGAGCGGCCCGAGGCTGGTCCCAACGACGTGGTCGTGCGGATGAAGTCGGTGGGCATCTGCGGCAGCGACTTGTCCTATATCAAGATCGGTGGAATGCCTGCCGAGCCGAGCGGGCAGACCGCGCTGGGGCATGAAGGTGCGGGCGAAGTGCTTCAGGTCGGCTCCGGCGTCAGCGGCATTGCCGTAGGCGATGCAGTGATCGTCAATCCGATGATGACCCCCAGCAACATCGGTTCAGGCGGCCCGGAAGGCGCCTTCACCGAAGAACTGCTGGTACGCGAGGCCCAGCTTGGCACATCGATCCTGCCGATCCCGGAAGGCGTCGATTTCGACGTAGCGGCGATGTGCGAGCCGCTCGCCGTCGCCATGCACGGCGTCAACCGCGCAGAGGTGAAGCCGGGCGACAAGGTGGTGGTGTTCGGCTGCGGCCCGATCGGCCTTGGCATGTTGCTATGGCTGAAGGACCGGGGCGTGAACGAGGTGGTGGCGCTGGACCTTTCGGAAGAGCGGCTGGAACGTGCCCGCGCCATCGGCGTCCAGGCAGCGCTGGACCCGAGCAAGGTGGACCTGCGCGCGGAACTGGCAAGGCTGCACGGCGAAGTGCCCAGCTTCAACCGCGTGGGCGTGGGCACCGATGCCTTCATCGATGCGGCAGGCGCGCCGCACATCCTGACGCAGGTCGTCATGATGGCCAAGTTCCACGCCCGACTGGTGATAACGGCGGCCTACATGAAGCCCATCGAATTTCCAGTTGGCCGCATGCTGACCAGCGAGATGACCATCACCACGGCGGTCGGCTACCCCACCGAAATGCCCGAGGTGATCGCCGCGATGCCGCGCCTCAAGAACCAGATCGCGGCGATGATAAGCCATAAGCTGCCCTTTGATGACGTACTGCACGGGCTGGAAATCGCCGCCACGCCGCAGTCCGCCAAAGTCATGATACAGTTTGAGGACGCCTGA
- a CDS encoding MBL fold metallo-hydrolase, which translates to MNATTQSAPKLADLVRSGDEQVEAIAVTDFIFQANDISNAYLVTTGEGDVMINTGFMDNAERTRRLLTPHRTGPLAFVIITQSHADHYGGLPEFVEEGTQVIGGPGFNEALADMNGLQSFFGPRSGKLWGSTLKRGSAPKAPPHVEPDILVDRRLTVELGERTFELISTPEGETIDNLTVWMPKEKIAFTGNVFGPVWLSMPFLNTLRGDKPRLVRNYLKSLETVRALGAEIVVTGHGEAIRGKERIRADLDKLHAAVSHVRDYTLEGMKAGKDVHTLMREFAWPEGLQIGEFHGKGSWAVKSIWREYSGWLHYEDGTTALYGVPRSSVDADLAELAGGAAKLAQRAQAKLDGGAALEAVHLTDIALNAEPGNAEALKVRKAAHEALLAASGGKNLSETMWLRSEIAAMEAKLAG; encoded by the coding sequence ATGAACGCAACCACGCAATCCGCGCCGAAGCTGGCCGACCTCGTCCGCTCGGGAGACGAGCAGGTGGAGGCGATCGCCGTCACCGATTTCATCTTCCAGGCCAACGACATCTCCAACGCCTATCTCGTCACCACCGGCGAGGGCGACGTGATGATCAACACCGGCTTCATGGACAATGCCGAGCGTACCCGGCGCCTGCTTACCCCGCATCGCACGGGCCCGCTGGCCTTCGTGATAATCACGCAGAGCCACGCCGATCATTACGGCGGCCTGCCCGAGTTCGTGGAGGAGGGCACCCAGGTCATCGGCGGCCCCGGCTTCAACGAAGCGCTTGCGGACATGAACGGGCTTCAATCGTTCTTCGGCCCCAGGAGCGGGAAGCTCTGGGGCTCCACCCTCAAGCGTGGCTCCGCGCCCAAGGCGCCGCCGCATGTCGAGCCGGATATCCTTGTCGACCGCCGCCTGACGGTGGAACTGGGTGAGCGTACCTTCGAACTGATCTCCACCCCCGAAGGCGAGACGATTGACAATCTCACCGTGTGGATGCCCAAGGAGAAGATCGCCTTCACCGGCAATGTCTTCGGGCCGGTTTGGCTTTCGATGCCTTTCCTCAACACCCTGCGCGGCGACAAGCCGCGGCTGGTGCGCAATTACCTGAAGTCGCTGGAGACGGTCCGTGCGCTCGGGGCCGAGATCGTCGTCACCGGGCATGGCGAGGCGATCCGGGGCAAGGAGCGCATCCGCGCCGACCTCGACAAACTGCACGCCGCCGTCAGCCATGTGCGCGACTATACGCTGGAAGGCATGAAGGCAGGCAAGGACGTGCATACCCTCATGCGCGAATTCGCGTGGCCGGAAGGGCTGCAGATCGGCGAATTCCACGGCAAGGGCAGCTGGGCGGTCAAGTCGATCTGGCGCGAATATTCGGGCTGGCTACACTACGAGGACGGCACCACGGCGCTTTACGGCGTACCGCGCAGCAGCGTCGATGCCGACCTCGCCGAACTGGCGGGCGGCGCGGCGAAACTGGCGCAGCGCGCGCAGGCGAAACTGGACGGCGGCGCGGCGCTGGAGGCGGTTCACCTGACCGACATCGCCCTCAATGCGGAGCCCGGCAATGCCGAGGCGCTCAAGGTCCGCAAGGCCGCGCATGAAGCGTTGCTCGCGGCCAGCGGGGGCAAGAACCTCTCGGAGACGATGTGGCTGCGTTCCGAGATCGCCGCCATGGAGGCGAAACTGGCGGGGTAA
- a CDS encoding SDR family NAD(P)-dependent oxidoreductase: MSTPDILDLGGQVAVVTGAGQNAGRGIALELARHNAGGIAVNDFVPERAEAVAEEIRATGVPALAVPFDVDDLDAIKAADAAIRDKLGAATILVNNAGMAGPGGSLRPALNFWEEDPAAWDRYLRTNLYGVYNACFAFIPNMVAAKRGRIVTIVSDSGRVGEPKLAVYASAKAGAQGFVRSIAKELGRYNVTSNAVSLSSLMPDMPEEQLAELMASDQAKAQLARYTIRRYGKSADVAGLVTFLCSDAAEWITGQTYPLNGGYAPSM, encoded by the coding sequence ATGAGCACGCCCGATATTCTGGACCTTGGCGGACAAGTCGCCGTGGTCACCGGCGCGGGACAGAACGCGGGGCGCGGCATCGCGCTCGAACTGGCGAGGCACAATGCGGGGGGCATTGCCGTCAACGACTTCGTGCCGGAACGGGCCGAGGCGGTGGCAGAGGAAATCCGCGCGACTGGCGTTCCTGCGCTGGCGGTGCCGTTCGACGTGGACGATCTGGATGCGATCAAGGCGGCAGATGCGGCGATCAGGGACAAGCTGGGGGCTGCGACGATCCTGGTGAACAACGCAGGCATGGCCGGGCCGGGCGGTTCGCTGCGCCCGGCGCTGAACTTCTGGGAGGAAGATCCGGCCGCCTGGGACCGTTACCTGCGCACCAACTTGTACGGCGTCTACAATGCCTGCTTCGCCTTCATTCCCAATATGGTGGCGGCAAAGCGTGGACGGATCGTGACGATCGTGTCGGATTCCGGCCGGGTGGGTGAGCCGAAGCTAGCTGTCTATGCCTCTGCCAAGGCGGGCGCGCAGGGCTTCGTGCGCTCGATCGCCAAGGAACTGGGGCGCTATAATGTGACCTCGAACGCGGTGTCGCTGTCCTCGCTGATGCCTGACATGCCGGAGGAGCAGCTGGCCGAACTGATGGCCAGCGATCAGGCCAAGGCGCAGTTGGCGCGTTACACCATCCGGCGTTACGGCAAGTCCGCCGATGTCGCCGGGCTGGTGACGTTCCTCTGCTCGGACGCGGCGGAATGGATCACCGGGCAGACATATCCGCTCAACGGCGGCTATGCCCCGTCGATGTAG
- a CDS encoding ABC transporter substrate-binding protein, with protein MPESVKVGVLNDMADFSDLDDSAPVPGDVTGWLEREIAALREAGRFPAAVEFIHAYGLGLPSGTAEAVETAYRQLADAGVSLIVGPAIGDNALVATPLAEQLRIPTINWAGAERARGRYMFHHQVGSHEDESLVIARHMAMLGCRRLAVAYDISPIGTRHLKYLESEARILGIEIIAKEGMSPLTDDAAALVDALLEGAPDGVVYLGLGISAPAVAKALSACAWPGPNIMNTAGLRGYHGTFAHDCDGWFYIDMHSDSNTTLQAQMAQLGAPRQQALAVAKGHDLGRLVAEGLARATDLSREGVRIGLEQVKWLPAAEGCEGTLLGFGVQDRGALHGRYLVVRQWLGGETREVTA; from the coding sequence ATGCCAGAAAGCGTAAAAGTCGGCGTTCTCAACGATATGGCCGACTTCTCCGATCTGGACGATAGTGCCCCGGTTCCGGGCGACGTCACCGGCTGGCTGGAGCGCGAAATCGCAGCCCTGCGCGAAGCGGGCCGCTTCCCCGCCGCAGTGGAGTTCATTCACGCCTATGGCCTGGGCCTGCCTTCGGGCACGGCGGAGGCGGTGGAGACCGCCTATCGCCAGTTGGCCGATGCGGGCGTCAGCCTGATTGTCGGCCCGGCCATCGGCGACAATGCACTGGTGGCTACCCCGCTGGCCGAGCAATTGCGCATTCCGACCATCAACTGGGCCGGGGCCGAGCGCGCGCGGGGCCGTTACATGTTCCATCATCAGGTCGGCAGCCACGAGGACGAATCGCTGGTGATCGCGCGGCACATGGCGATGCTGGGCTGCCGGCGCCTTGCCGTCGCCTACGACATCTCGCCGATCGGGACGCGGCATCTCAAATACCTCGAAAGCGAAGCGCGCATCCTTGGCATCGAGATCATCGCGAAGGAGGGCATGTCCCCCCTTACCGACGATGCCGCCGCGCTGGTCGACGCCCTGCTGGAGGGCGCGCCGGACGGCGTGGTCTACCTCGGCCTTGGCATCTCGGCGCCAGCGGTCGCAAAGGCGCTTTCGGCCTGCGCGTGGCCGGGGCCGAACATCATGAACACGGCGGGCCTGCGCGGTTATCACGGCACGTTCGCGCACGACTGCGACGGCTGGTTCTACATCGACATGCATTCGGACTCGAACACCACCCTGCAGGCGCAGATGGCGCAGCTTGGCGCACCGCGCCAGCAGGCACTTGCCGTCGCCAAAGGGCATGATCTGGGCCGCCTCGTCGCCGAGGGGCTGGCCCGCGCTACCGACCTTTCGCGCGAAGGCGTGCGCATCGGGCTGGAACAGGTAAAGTGGCTCCCCGCCGCCGAGGGCTGCGAAGGCACCCTGCTCGGCTTCGGCGTCCAGGATCGCGGGGCGCTGCACGGGCGCTACCTCGTCGTGCGTCAGTGGCTGGGCGGCGAGACGCGCGAAGTAACGGCCTGA
- a CDS encoding nuclear transport factor 2 family protein, with translation MAIDESALQALIDKDAIRELVLLYSRAIDRQDIALLRDLYTEDATDSHGDSFDGPAPEYCDFIARAFPYMPYSGHHVCNHLIAVEGNDASGEVYGLAYHLIPAREGGGEEDFMAVRYLDNYRRCPDGRWRFSKRVVTYDFKVRRPFEGGGLLGLGERDPSYALCTQTLFARGPRG, from the coding sequence ATGGCCATAGACGAAAGCGCGCTTCAGGCCCTGATCGACAAGGATGCGATCCGCGAACTGGTACTGCTCTATTCCCGCGCGATCGACCGGCAGGACATCGCCCTGCTGCGCGATCTCTACACCGAGGACGCGACCGACAGCCACGGCGACAGCTTCGACGGCCCCGCACCGGAATACTGCGACTTCATCGCGCGCGCATTTCCGTACATGCCCTATTCGGGCCACCACGTATGCAATCACCTGATCGCGGTGGAAGGCAATGACGCCAGCGGCGAGGTCTATGGGCTTGCCTACCATCTCATCCCCGCCCGTGAAGGCGGCGGCGAGGAAGATTTCATGGCGGTGCGCTACCTCGACAACTACCGCCGCTGCCCGGATGGCCGCTGGCGGTTTTCCAAACGCGTCGTGACATACGACTTCAAGGTGCGCCGCCCGTTCGAAGGTGGCGGACTGCTGGGCCTTGGCGAACGCGATCCCAGCTATGCGCTCTGCACGCAAACGCTGTTCGCGCGGGGGCCACGCGGCTGA
- a CDS encoding SDR family NAD(P)-dependent oxidoreductase — MDLQLGGKVAIVTGATANIGRAVALDLAAEGAIPVLVGRDVQAGARLVEDCLARGAVNAVFVAADLLDPASPAKVLDAADRLGPPAVLVNNVGGNVDQGLFVDSDPGKWMADIDLNFGTVLRMTHAALPGMIARRAGAIVNVGSTAALVGDYMLPVYSAAKGAVHSFTVVLAKEVGRHGIRVNAIAPYATVPTDPASLSAGSRFNPESGMFSQGAASVSEEDRAIRQRRTFVSKPFASPEEMAAMVAFLASGRASFITGQVYPVDGGALL; from the coding sequence ATGGATCTTCAACTGGGCGGCAAAGTCGCCATTGTCACCGGCGCAACGGCCAATATCGGCCGCGCCGTAGCGCTCGATCTTGCGGCGGAAGGGGCGATCCCGGTCCTCGTCGGGCGCGACGTGCAGGCAGGCGCGAGGCTGGTAGAGGATTGCCTCGCGCGCGGCGCCGTCAATGCCGTCTTCGTCGCCGCAGACCTGCTCGACCCCGCTTCACCCGCGAAAGTGCTGGACGCTGCCGACCGGCTCGGCCCGCCCGCGGTGCTGGTGAACAACGTGGGCGGCAATGTCGACCAGGGGCTGTTCGTCGATTCCGATCCGGGCAAATGGATGGCCGACATCGACCTCAATTTCGGCACCGTGCTGCGCATGACCCATGCCGCTTTGCCCGGCATGATCGCGCGGCGAGCCGGCGCCATCGTCAACGTCGGTTCCACCGCCGCGCTGGTGGGGGATTACATGCTGCCGGTCTATTCCGCCGCCAAGGGCGCGGTGCACAGTTTCACGGTGGTGCTGGCCAAAGAGGTCGGCCGCCACGGCATCCGCGTCAACGCCATCGCGCCCTATGCAACGGTCCCCACCGACCCGGCGAGCCTGAGTGCAGGCAGCCGTTTCAATCCCGAAAGCGGCATGTTCTCGCAAGGCGCTGCCAGCGTGAGCGAGGAGGACCGCGCGATCCGGCAGCGCCGGACGTTCGTGAGCAAGCCCTTCGCCTCGCCGGAAGAAATGGCCGCGATGGTGGCCTTCCTAGCCTCGGGCCGGGCAAGTTTCATCACCGGGCAGGTCTACCCCGTCGACGGCGGCGCGCTGCTCTGA
- the efp gene encoding elongation factor P has translation MKISGVDIRPGNILEYEKGIWKVAKTQHTQPGKGGAFMQVEMKNLIDGRKTNVRFRSADTVERVRLDTKDFQFLYAEGEDLVFMDTENYDQISLPADLLGEAAAFLQDGMQVNLEMWEERPISVQLPEQVEATIVEADAVVKGQTASSSFKPAILDNGVRVMVPPHIGSGTRIIVDVYEKSYVKKAD, from the coding sequence ATGAAGATCAGCGGCGTCGATATCCGTCCCGGCAACATCCTTGAATACGAAAAGGGCATCTGGAAGGTCGCGAAGACGCAGCACACCCAGCCCGGCAAGGGCGGTGCCTTCATGCAGGTCGAGATGAAGAACCTGATCGATGGCCGCAAGACCAACGTGCGCTTCCGCAGCGCCGACACGGTCGAGCGCGTGCGTCTCGACACCAAGGACTTCCAGTTCCTCTATGCAGAGGGCGAGGACCTGGTGTTCATGGACACCGAGAACTACGACCAGATCTCGCTGCCGGCCGACCTTCTGGGCGAGGCTGCCGCCTTCCTGCAGGACGGTATGCAGGTTAATCTCGAAATGTGGGAAGAGCGCCCGATTTCGGTGCAGCTGCCCGAGCAGGTCGAGGCCACCATCGTCGAAGCCGACGCCGTGGTGAAGGGACAGACCGCGTCTTCCAGCTTCAAGCCCGCGATTCTCGACAATGGCGTTCGGGTGATGGTGCCGCCGCACATTGGCAGCGGAACGCGCATCATCGTCGACGTCTACGAGAAGTCCTACGTGAAGAAGGCTGACTGA
- a CDS encoding inositol monophosphatase family protein → MAAISGLIRVIEKAARKAGSRLRRDFGEIEHLQVSRKGPADFVSKADQASERTIWDELRAARPDWGYLFEEAGEIEGDPRMPRFIVDPLDGTTNFLHGIPHFAISIAVQEPRLDGNGWGEVTAGLIYNPVTDESYWAEKARGAWLQDRRLRVSSRRHLDESVIATGIPFAGHGDPGQWTKIYHALAPQVAGIRRFGSAALDLAWVASGRYEGFWEADLKPWDTAAGCLLVREAGGFVSDWKGRSGPYHDTEILAGNDVLHSRLHKLVVNALK, encoded by the coding sequence ATGGCCGCCATTTCCGGTCTCATCCGCGTCATCGAGAAGGCCGCCCGCAAGGCCGGCAGCCGTCTGCGCCGCGATTTCGGCGAAATCGAGCACTTGCAGGTCAGCCGCAAGGGCCCCGCAGACTTCGTCTCGAAGGCCGACCAGGCTTCCGAGCGCACGATCTGGGACGAACTGCGCGCCGCGCGGCCCGACTGGGGCTACCTGTTCGAGGAAGCCGGCGAGATCGAGGGTGATCCGCGAATGCCGCGCTTTATCGTCGACCCGCTCGACGGCACCACCAACTTCCTCCACGGCATCCCGCACTTCGCGATCTCGATCGCGGTGCAGGAGCCGCGCCTCGACGGCAATGGCTGGGGCGAAGTGACGGCGGGCCTGATCTACAACCCGGTTACCGACGAGAGCTATTGGGCCGAAAAGGCACGCGGCGCCTGGCTGCAGGACCGCCGCCTGCGCGTATCCTCGCGTCGCCACCTCGACGAGAGCGTGATCGCCACCGGCATTCCCTTTGCGGGTCACGGCGACCCCGGCCAGTGGACCAAGATCTACCACGCGCTTGCGCCACAGGTTGCCGGTATCCGCCGCTTCGGCTCGGCCGCACTGGACCTCGCATGGGTGGCCTCGGGCCGCTACGAAGGTTTCTGGGAAGCCGATCTCAAGCCCTGGGACACGGCCGCAGGATGCCTGCTGGTACGTGAGGCCGGCGGCTTCGTATCCGACTGGAAGGGCCGCAGCGGACCTTACCACGACACCGAAATCCTCGCCGGCAACGACGTGCTGCATTCACGCCTGCACAAGCTGGTGGTGAACGCCCTCAAGTAA
- a CDS encoding glutamine amidotransferase: MKTALIIRHVPHEGVAGYRQPIEDAGYAVSRIDVTDPEFAMLDLRQPDLLIMMGGPMGVYEQDRHPWITCQLRRLALRLEADRPTLGVCFGAQMMASALGAQVYPGPAKEVGFHPVEVHGHAADGPLRHVREVPVLHWHGDTFTRPEGVDVLASSTLYEHQAFRRGANLLALQFHAEMGEDPRFDAWMDQWPEAVVEAGGCPNALRDAHDELGPGAVAAGRAMIADWLSALN, translated from the coding sequence GTGAAGACAGCTCTCATCATCCGCCACGTTCCCCACGAAGGGGTTGCCGGTTACCGCCAGCCCATCGAGGACGCGGGATACGCGGTATCGCGCATCGACGTGACCGACCCCGAATTCGCCATGCTCGATTTGCGCCAGCCGGACTTGCTCATCATGATGGGCGGGCCGATGGGTGTCTACGAACAGGACCGGCACCCCTGGATCACCTGCCAGCTGCGCCGCCTAGCCCTGCGGCTGGAGGCTGATCGGCCGACGCTGGGCGTCTGTTTCGGCGCGCAGATGATGGCCAGCGCCCTGGGCGCTCAGGTTTATCCGGGCCCGGCCAAGGAAGTGGGTTTCCATCCGGTCGAGGTGCATGGACATGCTGCCGATGGCCCCTTGCGCCACGTCCGCGAAGTGCCTGTGCTGCACTGGCACGGCGACACTTTCACCCGGCCCGAGGGGGTGGACGTGCTGGCCTCAAGCACGCTCTACGAACACCAGGCATTCCGGCGCGGCGCGAACCTGCTGGCGCTCCAGTTCCACGCCGAGATGGGCGAGGACCCGCGCTTCGACGCCTGGATGGACCAGTGGCCCGAAGCTGTGGTGGAAGCGGGCGGCTGCCCGAACGCACTGCGCGATGCCCATGACGAACTCGGCCCCGGCGCGGTGGCGGCTGGACGCGCGATGATCGCGGATTGGCTTTCCGCGCTGAACTGA
- a CDS encoding amidohydrolase — MRVPLLILASAVIGLPVSAQAQSVADSVSRDMPGLMEIYRDFHANPELSFQEVRSPRIMADAARKAGFTVTEKVGKTGIVAVLKNGAGPTVLIRADMDGLPVTEQTGLPFASTKRGISLAGVESGIMHACGHDTHMTSWIETARLLAARKSEWSGTLVMIGQPAEEAGSGALAMLEDGLYTRFPKPDYTVAFHDTPELPAGVVGAAKGWALANVDSVDIVVKGVGGHGAYPHTTRDPIVLGSAIVMKLQTLVSRETNPVDPVVVTVGSFHSGTRHNIISDEARLQLTVRSYSDETRERLLDGIRRIARGEAIASGIAEDQMPVVTVKEPHTRATWNTPEFTEQAVADLKARLGDDMVVFTPSVMGGEDFGELRRADEAHIKSLILWVGGADPAKLAAAKAGGAPMPSLHSPVWAPVADKVIGSASQALTLTALRLMPKR, encoded by the coding sequence ATGCGTGTCCCTTTGCTCATCCTCGCCAGCGCCGTGATAGGCCTTCCAGTGTCCGCTCAGGCGCAAAGCGTCGCCGACAGCGTTTCGCGCGATATGCCGGGGCTGATGGAAATCTACCGCGATTTCCACGCCAACCCGGAACTCAGCTTCCAGGAAGTGCGCAGCCCCAGGATCATGGCCGATGCCGCGCGCAAGGCTGGTTTCACGGTCACCGAAAAAGTCGGCAAGACCGGCATTGTCGCGGTGCTGAAGAACGGGGCAGGGCCGACCGTCCTGATCCGCGCCGACATGGACGGCTTGCCGGTAACGGAACAGACCGGACTACCCTTCGCCTCGACCAAGCGCGGCATATCGCTCGCCGGGGTCGAAAGCGGAATCATGCATGCCTGCGGCCACGATACGCACATGACCAGCTGGATCGAGACCGCGCGCCTGCTGGCCGCGCGCAAAAGCGAATGGTCCGGCACTCTGGTGATGATCGGCCAGCCCGCCGAGGAAGCGGGATCGGGCGCGTTGGCGATGCTGGAGGACGGCCTATATACCCGCTTCCCCAAGCCCGACTACACGGTGGCCTTCCACGATACGCCCGAATTACCTGCGGGCGTCGTCGGCGCGGCGAAGGGCTGGGCGCTCGCCAATGTCGACAGCGTCGATATCGTGGTGAAGGGCGTGGGCGGGCACGGCGCCTATCCGCACACCACGCGCGATCCGATCGTGCTGGGCAGCGCCATCGTCATGAAGCTTCAGACGCTGGTCAGCCGTGAGACGAATCCTGTCGACCCGGTGGTGGTCACGGTAGGCTCGTTCCATTCCGGGACCCGGCACAATATCATCTCCGACGAGGCGCGACTGCAACTCACCGTGCGCAGTTACTCCGACGAGACGCGTGAGCGGCTGCTGGACGGCATTCGCCGGATCGCGCGCGGCGAGGCGATCGCCTCCGGCATTGCCGAGGACCAGATGCCGGTGGTCACGGTAAAGGAGCCGCATACCCGCGCCACCTGGAACACGCCCGAGTTCACCGAACAGGCGGTGGCGGATCTCAAGGCACGGTTAGGCGATGACATGGTCGTGTTCACGCCTTCAGTCATGGGGGGCGAGGACTTCGGCGAACTTCGCCGCGCCGACGAGGCGCATATCAAGTCGCTGATCTTGTGGGTGGGCGGCGCGGACCCGGCGAAGCTGGCGGCGGCGAAAGCGGGCGGAGCCCCGATGCCCTCGCTCCACAGCCCGGTCTGGGCCCCGGTGGCGGACAAGGTGATCGGCTCGGCATCGCAGGCATTGACGCTGACGGCGCTTCGGCTCATGCCGAAACGATAA